The genomic DNA GTTCGCCGATCAACTGCTCTTCGTGGACCGGGAGACGTCCTCCGTGGTGTTGGGAGACGCGAACACGGTCTTCTGTCATCCCGCCTTCCGGCACCAGTACGGCGACGACTACTGCCCCCGACACCCCGCCCCAGGACATCCCCGTGAACCCGCACGTTGAGACGCCCACCTGGGCGCAATTCTGGGACGCCTACGAGCTCTTCCAGGATCCCATCCTGTGTGCCCTCATCGCGGGGGGCGTGCTGGGCTTCCTCGGCGTCTACGTGGTGCTGCGGCGCATGGTGTTCGTGAGCGCGGCGGTGACGCAGTCCGCGGGGCTCGGAGTGGCGCTGGCCTTCTTCGCGGAGATCCACCTGGGCATGCACGTGGACCCCACGGCGGGCGCGGTGGGGCTCGCGCTGGTGGCCACGCTCGTGCTGATGCTGGATCCCGCCCGGCTGCGGCTCACGCGCGAGAGCGTGCTGGGCCTCGCCTACGCGCTCACGGGCGGAGCGGCCATCCTCGTGGGGGATCGCATCTCCCAGGAGGCCCACGACATCCAGGGCATCCTCTTCGGCACGGCGGTGCTGGTGGAGCGGCCCCAACTGCTCGCCGTGGCCTGGGCGGGCGCGCTCATCCTCTTCATCCACCTGTGGTGGTTCCGGGGCCTCACCTTCGCGAGCTTCGATCGCACGGGAGCGCTCGTGCAGGGGCTGCCGGTGCGCGTGCTCGACGGCGTGTTGATGA from Melittangium boletus DSM 14713 includes the following:
- a CDS encoding metal ABC transporter permease — its product is MNPHVETPTWAQFWDAYELFQDPILCALIAGGVLGFLGVYVVLRRMVFVSAAVTQSAGLGVALAFFAEIHLGMHVDPTAGAVGLALVATLVLMLDPARLRLTRESVLGLAYALTGGAAILVGDRISQEAHDIQGILFGTAVLVERPQLLAVAWAGALILFIHLWWFRGLTFASFDRTGALVQGLPVRVLDGVLMISIGLMVGVSARALGALPVFAFSILSAIAALMLDLRLPWTFFLSTLAGAVSGLGGYLLAYFYNFPVGGSQTVLASALVLLALVARSVKQLVTHGKT